The following are from one region of the Salvia hispanica cultivar TCC Black 2014 chromosome 1, UniMelb_Shisp_WGS_1.0, whole genome shotgun sequence genome:
- the LOC125202306 gene encoding LOW QUALITY PROTEIN: berberine bridge enzyme-like 8 (The sequence of the model RefSeq protein was modified relative to this genomic sequence to represent the inferred CDS: deleted 2 bases in 1 codon), with protein MNYSRIILSISLLLSLLQSLSFATSSHDAFIQCLENHSNSSISSLIYTQNNSSYSSILQNYIRNLRFNESYTPKPQIIIIAGQISDIQTAIFCGKAHKMQMKIRSGGHDYEGVSYWSDEPDFFVLDMFRLRSIDVDVQDESAWVEVGATLGEVYYRIAEKSPVHGFPAGVCPTVGVGGHLSGGGYGNMMRKFGLTIDNVVDATMVDVRGRLLDRKAMGEELFWAITGGGGSSFGVVVLYKIKIVRVPNGRMADIPPSEKPFPHRAGNIAKLQYATNWNEQGAEAANRYLNLTRELYEFMTPYVSMAPREAFLNYRDLDIGVNHNGRNSYLEGLVFGTSYFKENFNKLVKVKTRVDKDNYFRNEQSIPVFPWKK; from the exons ATGAATTATTCAAGAATTATACTATCAATCTCTCTCCTCCTCTCCCTTCTTCAATCTCTCTCATTTGCAACCTCATCCCACGATGCATTCATTCAATGCCTTGAAAACCATTCCAATTCTTCCATTTCTTCTCTAATTTACACTCAAAACAACTCCTCATATTCCTCAATTCTCCAAAACTACATAAGAAACCTTCGCTTCAATGAATCCTACACTCCAAAACCccaaatcatcatcatcgccGGCCAAATTTCCGACATTCAAACAGCCATCTTCTGCGGCAAAGCCCACAAAATGCAGATGAAAATCCGAAGCGGCGGCCACGACTACGAAGGCGTGTCGTACTGGTCCGACGAGCCCGACTTCTTCGTCTTGGACATGTTCCGTCTCCGCTCCATCGACGTGGATGTCCAAGACGAATCCGCTTGGGTCGAGGTCGGGGCGACACTCGGCGAAGTCTACTACAGAATCGCCGAGAAGAGCCCCGTCCACGGCTTCCCCGCCGGAGTCTGCCCCACCGTCGGCGTCGGCGGCCACCTAAGCGGCGGGGGCTATGGCAACATGATGCGGAAGTTTGGCCTCACCATCGACAACGTCGTCGACGCGACGATGGTCGACGTCCGCGGCCGCCTCCTCGACCGGAAGGCCATGGGCGAGGAACTCTTCTGGGCCATCACCGGCGGCGGGGGATCGAGTTTTGGCGTCGTGGTgttgtataaaataaagatcgtCCGCGTCCCG AACGGGAGGATGGCCGACATTCCGCCGTCGGAAAAGCCGTTTCCGCACAGGGCTGGCAACATTGCGAAGCTGCAATACGCGACGAACTGGAACGAGCAAGGCGCGGAGGCTGCGAACCGGTACTTGAATCTCACGAGAGAGCTGTACGAGTTTATGACTCCGTACGTGTCCATGGCGCCGCGCGAAGCCTTCTTGAACTACAGAGATCTTGACATCGGAGTAAACCACAATGGGAGGAACAGCTACTTGGAAGGTCTGGTGTTTGGCACGAGCTATTTCAAGGAGAATTTCAATAAGTTGGTGAAGGTGAAGACGAGAGTTGATAAGGATAATTACTTTAGAAATGAACAAAGTATTCCGGTATTCCCATGGAAGAAATGA
- the LOC125201634 gene encoding berberine bridge enzyme-like 8: MEISIKTISTFSLLLPLLFSLSSASTVDQSFLRCLDDHSDPSSPTSAVLYSPNNSSFSSLLQNYLNNLRFNSSSTPKPQFILTALNVSHIQAAVVCAKSHSLQIKIRSGGHDYEGLSYRSDFSDFFILDLFNLRAVDVDAGAGTAWVEAGAILGEVYYAIAEKSAVLGFPAGVCPRVGAGGHFGGGGYGNMIRAHGLSVDNIVDARLVDARGRLLDREAMGEDLFWAITGGGGYSFGVVVSYKIELVPVPPKVTVFRVTRLYTENLTNLVYRYIEAAATELPPQLFIRMSLDVVNVSNVATNRARFVAMFLGASGELFSLMHQKIPELELKETDCQEMSWIESVLFWSSFKPGTPTTALLNRKPPKVDYLKRKSDYLKKPIPKPDVELMLRKMVELQAPELVLNPYGGRMAEIPSWAKPFPHRAGNIAKLQYATNWEEGGEVAANQYVNLTRQLFDFMTPYVSAAPREAFLNYRDLDIGINDNGRDSYEQGKVYGLKYFKENFYRLVKIKTIVDPDNFFKNEQSIPVSLK; this comes from the coding sequence atggaaatttcaataaaaacaatttcaacattctctctcctcttgcctctcttattttctctctcatcagCCTCAACAGTTGACCAGTCTTTCCTCCGGTGCCTGGACGACCACTCCGACCCCTCCAGTCCGACCTCTGCAGTTCTCTACAGTCCAAACAACTCCTCCTTTTCCTCACTCCTCCAAAACTACCTCAACAATCTCCGCTTCAATTCCTCCTCCACTCCAAAGCCCCAATTCATCCTCACCGCTCTCAACGTCTCCCACATTCAGGCCGCCGTCGTTTGCGCCAAATCCCACAGCCTCCAAATCAAGATCCGCAGCGGCGGCCATGACTACGAGGGCCTCTCCTACCGCTCCGATTTCTCCGATTTTTTCATCCTAGACTTGTTCAATCTCCGCGCCGTCGACGTCGACGCCGGCGCCGGAACGGCGTGGGTCGAGGCCGGCGCGATCCTCGGCGAGGTCTACTACGCCATCGCCGAGAAGAGCGCCGTCCTCGGCTTCCCCGCCGGAGTCTGCCCCCGGGTCGGCGCCGGCGGCCACTTCGGCGGGGGCGGCTACGGGAACATGATCCGCGCGCACGGCCTCTCGGTCGACAACATCGTCGATGCGCGGCTCGTCGACGCCCGCGGGCGCCTTCTCGACCGGGAGGCCATGGGCGAGGATCTGTTCTGGGCAAtcaccggcggcggcgggTACAGCTTCGGCGTCGTAGTGTCGTATAAAATCGAGCTCGTCCCCGTCCCGCCAAAAGTGACGGTTTTTAGAGTCACACGGTTGTATACCGAGAATCTGACGAATCTCGTTTACCGTTACATAGAGGCTGCGGCGACAGAACTGCCGCCGCAGCTTTTTATCAGGATGAGCCTGGACGTTGTGAACGTCTCGAATGTTGCGACGAATCGGGCTAGATTCGTAGCGATGTTCCTTGGTGCATCAGGGGAATTATTTTCCCTGATGCACCAGAAAATTCctgaattggaattgaaagaGACAGATTGTCAGGAAATGAGCTGGATTGAATCAGTGCTATTTTGGAGTAGTTTTAAGCCGGGAACTCCGACAACTGCTCTTTTAAATCGAAAACCTCCGAAAGTCGATTacctaaaaaggaaatcgGATTACTTAAAGAAGCCGATTCCAAAGCCAGATGTCGAGCTCATGTTGAGGAAAATGGTGGAACTCCAAGCTCCGGAGTTGGTGCTCAACCCCTATGGCGGTAGAATGGCGGAGATTCCGTCGTGGGCGAAGCCTTTCCCTCACAGAGCAGGCAACATTGCAAAGCTACAGTATGCAACCAATTGGGAAGAAGGCGGCGAGGTGGCGGCGAATCAATACGTGAATTTGACGCGTCAgctatttgattttatgacGCCATACGTGTCAGCCGCGCCTAGGGAGGCGTTTTTGAACTATAGAGATCTGGACATTGGAATCAATGATAACGGCCGAGATAGCTATGAGCAGGGAAAGGTCTACGGCCTAAAATATTTCAAGGAAAATTTCTATAGATTGGTGAAGATCAAAACAATTGTTGATCCCGataatttcttcaaaaacGAGCAAAGCATTCCGGTTTCACTCAAATAG
- the LOC125201848 gene encoding berberine bridge enzyme-like 21 — protein sequence MTRFSLLIILLTLTITHTSAQDVYDSFAQCFSDTKIPQSEITTTLYSPNSPLFPTLLQSYIRNRRFNLSSTPKPTTIITPTSDLQVAAAVSCAKRLNVLLKIRSGGHDYEGLSYVSATPFVVLDMFNFRSVEVDAAADSAWVGAGAYLGELYYRISEQSPVRAFPGGVCPTVAAGGHISGAGYGTLLRKHGLSIDHMVDAKIAVADGRILDRSSMGEDLFWAIRGGGGASFGVIISYKIKLVPVPATVTVFRLEKYEADNATDVFGQYQNFADTTDDNLFVRALLQPVTRSKKRSVRATFIGLYLGQADELLPITDLDFPKLGLKKSDCREMTWIESVLFWGNFDNKTSPSVLLNRTPDSVNFLKRKSDYVKKPISISDLETIFNKIVEIGKVGLVFNPYGGRMAEIPESSTPFPHRAGNKFKIQYSVNWDEEGEAADKDYVEQIREMYGFMAPYVSENPREAYLNYRDLDIGTTDNGENSFADGKVYGVKYFKGNFDRLVKVKTAVDPDNFFRNEQSIPVLPFRGGRKGGK from the coding sequence ATGACTAGATTTTCGCTCTTAATAATCCTCCTAACTCTCACAATCACCCACACTTCCGCGCAAGATGTCTACGACTCGTTTGCCCAATGCTTCTCCGACACAAAAATCCCCCAATCCGAAATAACCACCACCCTCTACTCCCCAAACAGCCCCTTATTCCCCACCCTCCTCCAATCCTACATCCGCAACCGCCGCTTCAACCTCTCCTCCACCCCCAAACCCACCACCATCATCACCCCCACCTCCGACCTCCAagtcgccgccgccgtctcCTGCGCCAAGCGCCTCAACGTCCTCCTCAAAATCCGCAGCGGCGGCCACGACTACGAGGGCCTCTCCTACGTCTCCGCGACTCCCTTCGTCGTCCTCGACATGTTCAACTTCCGCTCCGTCGAGGTCGACGCCGCTGCTGACTCCGCTTGGGTCGGCGCCGGCGCCTACCTCGGCGAGCTCTACTACCGGATCTCGGAGCAGAGCCCCGTCCGCGCCTTCCCCGGCGGCGTCTGTCCGACCGTCGCCGCCGGCGGCCACATTAGCGGCGCCGGCTACGGTACCCTGCTGCGGAAGCACGGCCTCAGCATCGACCACATGGTCGATGCCAAGATTGCCGTCGCGGACGGCCGCATCCTGGACAGATCCTCAATGGGCGAGGATCTGTTTTGGGCCATCCGCGGTGGGGGCGGGGCCAGCTTCGGCGTAATCATTAGTTACAAAATTAAGCTGGTCCCAGTCCCGGCCACAGTAACCGTTTTCCGCCTCGAAAAGTACGAGGCGGACAACGCGACGGACGTCTTCGGCCAGTATCAGAATTTCGCTGATACAACCGATGACAATCTCTTCGTCCGGGCTCTTTTACAGCCCGTGACAAGGAGCAAGAAACGGAGCGTGCGCGCGACGTTTATCGGGCTATACCTCGGCCAGGCCGACGAGCTTCTCCCGATAACGGATTTGGATTTCCCGAAACTCGGGCTTAAAAAGTCCGATTGCCGGGAAATGACATGGATTGAATCAGTCCTATTTTGGGGGAATTTTGACAACAAAACATCTCCGTCAGTGCTGCTGAACAGAACGCCGGATTCCGTCAACTTCTTGAAACGGAAATCGGACTACGTGAAGAAACCGATTTCAATTTCCGATTTGGAAacaattttcaacaaaatagtGGAAATTGGGAAGGTGGGGTTAGTGTTCAACCCATACGGCGGGAGAATGGCGGAGATTCCGGAATCTTCGACGCCATTTCCTCACCGCGCGGGGAATAAATTCAAGATTCAGTATTCGGTGAATTGGGACGAGGAAGGGGAGGCGGCGGACAAGGACTACGTGGAGCAGATAAGGGAGATGTACGGATTCATGGCGCCGTACGTTTCGGAGAATCCGAGGGAGGCGTATCTGAACTACAGAGATTTGGACATTGGGACGACGGATAACGGCGAGAACAGTTTCGCTGACGGAAAAGTTTACGGCGTGAAGTATTTCAAGGGGAATTTTGATAGGCTGGTGAAGGTGAAGACGGCGGTGGATCCGGATAACTTTTTTAGGAATGAGCAGAGTATTCCGGTTTTGCCCTTTCGTGGAGGGAGGAAAGGGGGGAAATAG
- the LOC125217818 gene encoding cannabidiolic acid synthase-like codes for MKTPTISLILLLILSCSLAAFAADDFLQCLSEKFDNYSSISNVVYTSKNPSYASVLKYSIFNLRFATNSTPKPQAIITPEHESQIPPIIHCAKKACLEVRTRSGGHDFEGLSYVSRVPFVVIDLINLSEITVDVEAKTAWVEAGATIGSLYYRIAEKSPVLGFPAGGCLTIGVGGHFGGGGYGLMQRKYGLAADHVIDARIVDVNGRVLNKESMGEDLFWAIRGGGAASFGVVVAWKVRLVDVPEKVTIFQVDRKLEQNATQLIYRWQYIAPNIDQDLFIGVMTSRSSNRTVLVSFFALYLGGIDALLPLMQQSFPELGLVRQNCAETSWIRSTLAFGGYPIETPLQILLNRTQTTKAFAKDKSNYVKTPIPQHAFEGIWEHFYKAEAMSGLFIIMMPYGGKMAEISESAIPFPHRGGNLYLINHAIGWLEQNARDSDIYVNWSRRLDDYLTPYVTSNPREAYLNYRDLDLGVNNVVGETSYEQASVWGKRYFKDNFDRLVRVKTMVDPGNFFRNEQSIPPLHY; via the exons ATGAAAACTCCAACCATTTCTTTGATTCTTCTTCTCATCTTGTCGTGCTCATTGGCAGCTTTTGCCGCCGATGACTTCCTACAATGTCTGTCCGAGAAATTCGACAACTACTCTTCGATTTCCAACGTTGTTTACACCTCAAAAAATCCATCATATGCCTCCGTCTTGAAATATTCTATCTTCAACCTTAGATTTGCTACAAACTCTACACCAAAGCCGCAGGCGATCATAACCCCAGAACACGAATCTCAAATCCCGCCTATCATACACTGTGCTAAAAAAGCTTGCCTCGAAGTCAGGACTCGAAGCGGGGGCCATGACTTCGAGGGCCTATCTTATGTATCACGAGTCCCGTTTGTGGTAATTGATTTGATCAATCTAAGTGAAATTACCGTGGACGTTGAGGCAAAAACTGCGTGGGTTGAAGCCGGGGCTACCATTGGCTCTTTGTATTACAGAATCGCGGAGAAAAGTCCGGTTCTTGGATTTCCAGCGGGTGGTTGTCTAACTATTGGTGTCGGAGGCCACTTCGGTGGAGGAGGCTATGGCTTAATGCAAAGGAAGTATGGCTTGGCTGCCGATCATGTGATCGATGCAAGAATAGTTGACGTTAATGGCAGAGTTCTCAACAAAGAATCAATGGGCGAAGATCTGTTCTGGGCCATCAGAGGAGGTGGAGCTGCCAGTTTTGGTGTAGTTGTTGCCTGGAAG GTACGACTAGTGGATGTACCCGAAAAGGTTACCATCTTCCAGGTAGACAGAAAATTAGAACAAAACGCAACTCAACTCATATACCGCTGGCAGTACATCGCTCCCAACATCGACCAAGACTTGTTCATCGGAGTCATGACATCCCGATCGAGCAATCGGACCGTCCTCGTCTCCTTCTTTGCACTCTACCTCGGCGGCATCGACGCATTGCTCCCGCTCATGCAGCAGAGCTTCCCCGAGCTCGGCCTAGTGAGACAAAACTGCGCCGAGACGAGCTGGATCCGATCCACCCTCGCCTTCGGCGGCTACCCCATCGAAACACCGTTGCAAATCCTTCTCAACAGAACTCAAACCACAAAAGCATTCGCCAAAGACAAATCAAACTATGTGAAGACACCTATTCCTCAACATGCCTTTGAAGGCATATGGGAACACTTCTACAAAGCAGAAGCTATGAGTGGTTTATTCATCATCATGATGCCGTATGGCGGGAAAATGGCGGAGATCTCCGAATCCGCCATTCCTTTTCCTCATAGAGGCGGGAATTTATACCTGATCAATCATGCCATCGGTTGGTTAGAACAAAATGCTCGGGATTCGGACATCTACGTAAACTGGTCGAGGAGGCTTGACGATTACTTGACTCCTTACGTGACAAGTAATCCGAGGGAAGCGTATCTCAACTACAGAGACCTTGACCTCGGAGTTAACAACGTTGTGGGCGAGACGAGCTATGAGCAAGCAAGTGTTTGGGGCAAGAGATATTTCAAGGACAATTTCGATCGTCTTGTTCGGGTGAAAACCATGGTTGATCCCGGGAATTTCTTCCGGAACGAGCAGAGCATTCCGCCGTTGCATTACTAG
- the LOC125212727 gene encoding berberine bridge enzyme-like 8 translates to MKSPTISLILLLILPCSLAAPAAGDFLQCLSTKFDNYSSISNAVYTTRNSSYTSILESTIYNLRFDTESTPKPQVIITPEHESQIPPVIHCAKKAGLEVRIRSGGHDAEGLSYVSRVPFVVIDLIKLNEITVDAAAKTAWVGAGATLGSLYYRIAEKSPVLAFPAGGCLTLGTGGHFGGGGYGLLMRKYGLAADNVIDARIIDANGRILDKESMGEDLFWAIRGGGAASFGVVVAWKVRLVDIPEKVTVFRVDRTLEQNATEIVHRWQYVAPSIDKELFIDVMISRSSTTQSPTNRTVLVSFIALYLGGIDTLLPLMQRTFPELGLVREDCNETSWVESTLAINGFPIENLQSLLNITQPKGYSKQKSNYVKKPMPKQGFEGIWQKFYKEEAKDGLMFLLQPYGGRMAEISESAIPFPHRGGNLYLITHLINWGEESARDSESYVRWSRRIEDYLTPYVSRNPREVYLNYRDLDIGVNNVVGETSIKQASVWGRKYFKNNFDRLVRVKTMVDPGNFFRNEQSIPPLRSKWKKGE, encoded by the exons ATGAAATCTCCAACCATTTCTCTGATTCTTCTCCTCATCTTGCCGTGCTCATTGGCAGCTCCGGCCGCCGGTGACTTCCTACAATGCCTGTCGACGAAATTCGACAACTACTCTTCGATATCCAACGCTGTCTACACCACAAGAAATTCATCATACACTTCCATATTAGAATCAACCATATACAACCTAAGATTCGACACGGAATCCACACCTAAGCCACAGGTGATCATAACCCCAGAACACGAATCTCAGATCCCGCCTGTCATACACTGCGCCAAAAAAGCTGGCCTCGAAGTTAGGATTCGAAGCGGGGGCCATGATGCCGAGGGACTATCTTATGTGTCACGAGTCCCGTTTGTGGTCATtgatttgatcaaattaaatgaaattactGTCGACGCCGCAGCAAAAACTGCGTGGGTTGGAGCCGGTGCCACTCTCGGCTCTTTGTATTACAGGATCGCGGAGAAGAGCCCAGTTCTTGCATTTCCGGCAGGTGGTTGTCTGACACTTGGCACCGGAGGCCACTTCGGTGGAGGAGGCTATGGCTTGTTGATGAGGAAGTATGGCTTGGCTGCCGATAATGTGATCGATGCAAGAATAATCGACGCTAATGGCAGAATTCTCGACAAAGAATCAATGGGCGAAGATCTGTTCTGGGCCATCAGAGGCGGCGGTGCCGCCAGCTTTGGTGTAGTTGTTGCCTGGAAG GTACGACTAGTGGATATACCGGAAAAAGTCACTGTCTTCAGAGTAGACAGAACACTAGAGCAAAACGCAACTGAAATCGTCCACCGCTGGCAATACGTCGCTCCCAGCATCGACAAAGAATTATTTATCGATGTAATGATATCCCGATCGAGCACCACCCAATCACCAACCAACCGGACCGTCCTCGTCTCATTCATCGCACTCTACCTCGGCGGCATCGACACACTGCTTCCCCTTATGCAGAGAACGTTCCCCGAGCTCGGCCTAGTGCGAGAAGACTGCAACGAGACGAGCTGGGTCGAATCAACCCTCGCCATCAACGGCTTCCCCATCGAAAACTTGCAAAGCCTCCTCAACATAACTCAGCCCAAAGGCTACTCCAAACAGAAATCAAACTACGTGAAGAAGCCAATGCCAAAACAGGGCTTTGAAGGGATTTGGCAAAAGTTCTACAAAGAAGAAGCCAAGGATGGCTTGATGTTCCTTTTGCAGCCCTATGGCGGGAGAATGGCGGAGATCTCCGAATCCGCCATTCCGTTTCCTCATAGAGGTGGCAATCTTTACCTCATCACTCATCTCATCAATTGGGGAGAGGAGAGTGCTCGGGATTCGGAGAGCTACGTGAGGTGGTCGAGGAGGATTGAGGATTACTTGACTCCTTACGTGTCGAGGAACCCGAGGGAGGTGTATCTCAACTACAGAGATCTCGATATTGGAGTTAACAACGTTGTCGGGGAGACGAGCATCAAGCAAGCTAGTGTTTGGGGAAGGAAATATTTCAAGAACAATTTCGATCGTCTTGTTCGGGTGAAGACCATGGTTGACCCAGGGAATTTCTTCAGGAACGAACAGAGCATTCCGCCGTTGCGATCCAAGTGGAAAAAAGGGGAGTGA
- the LOC125212977 gene encoding cannabidiolic acid synthase-like, producing MKTPTISLILLLIFSSSSAASAAGDFLQCLSEKLDNYSSISNVVYTASNSSYTSILKSSIYNLRFDTESTPKPHAIITPEHESQIPPVIHCAKKAGLEIRTRSGGHDYEGLSYVSRVPFLVIDLINLSEVTIDVGSKTAWVEAGATTGSLYYRIAEKSPVLGFPAGVCLTLGVGGHFSGGGYGYMLRKYGLAADHVIDARIVDVHGRILDRGSMGEDLFWAIRGGGAASFGVVVAWKVRLVDVPEKVTVFSVARTLEQNATKLIHRWQYVAPNIDDNLSMGVMISRSSTTQNGTTPTIRASFTGLFLGGTDKLLPLMQQSFPELGLMRENCTETSWIKSTVAFAGNPIGTPLQILLNRTQPQKGFSKQKSNYVKEPIPQQGFEGLLEQFFKAEEATRGFLLFVPYGGKMAEISESAIPFPHRGGNLYMISHRIAWEEENARDSERYVSWSRRLEDYMTPYVSSNPRGAYLNYRDLDIGVNNDVGETSYAQASVWGRKYFRNNFDRLVWVKTMVDPGNFFRNEQSIPPLHSKWK from the exons ATGAAAACTCCAACCATTTCTTTGATTCTTCTTCTCATCTTCTCGTCCTCATCGGCAGCTTCTGCCGCCGGTGACTTCCTACAATGTCTGTCTGAGAAACTCGACAACTACTCCTCGATTTCCAACGTTGTTTACACCGCAAGCAATTCATCATACACTTCCATCTTGAAATCTTCCATCTACAACCTCAGATTCGATACGGAATCTACACCGAAGCCACATGCGATCATAACCCCAGAACACGAATCTCAGATCCCGCCTGTCATACACTGTGCCAAAAAAGCTGGCCTCGAAATCAGGACAAGAAGCGGGGGCCATGACTACGAGGGACTATCTTATGTATCACGAGTCCCGTTTTTGGTCATTGATTTGATCAATCTCAGTGAAGTCACAATCGATGTCGGGTCAAAAACTGCGTGGGTCGAAGCTGGGGCCACCACCGGCTCGTTGTATTACAGAATCGCAGAGAAAAGTCCGGTTCTTGGATTTCCGGCGGGTGTTTGCCTAACGCTCGGTGTTGGAGGCCACTTCAGTGGAGGAGGCTATGGCTATATGCTTAGGAAGTATGGCTTGGCTGCCGATCATGTGATCGATGCAAGAATAGTCGACGTCCACGGTAGAATTCTAGATAGAGGATCAATGGGTGAAGATTTGTTCTGGGCTATCAGAGGCGGTGGAGCTGCCAGCTTTGGTGTAGTTGTTGCCTGGAAG GTACGATTAGTGGATGTACCTGAAAAAGTCACAGTATTCTCAGTAGCCAGAACGTTAGAACAGAACGCAACAAAACTCATCCACCGCTGGCAATATGTCGCTCCCAACATCGATGACAATTTGTCAATGGGAGTCATGATATCCCGGTCGAGCACCACACAAAATGGAACCACTCCGACCATCCGTGCTTCCTTCACTGGGCTCTTCCTCGGCGGCACCGACAAATTGCTGCCGCTGATGCAGCAAAGTTTCCCGGAGCTCGGCCTAATGCGAGAAAACTGCACCGAGACGAGCTGGATCAAATCCACCGTCGCCTTTGCCGGAAACCCCATCGGAACACCGCTGCAAATCCTGCTCAACAGAACTCAGCCCCAAAAAGGATTCTCCAAACAGAAATCAAACTACGTGAAGGAACCAATTCCTCAACAGGGCTTTGAAGGATTATTGGAACAATTCTTCAAAGCAGAGGAAGCTACGAGAGGTTTTTTGTTGTTCGTTCCTTATGGCGGGAAAATGGCGGAGATCTCCGAATCCGCCATTCCTTTTCCTCATAGAGGCGGGAATCTGTACATGATCTCGCATCGTATCGCTTGGGAGGAAGAAAACGCTCGGGATTCGGAGAGGTACGTGAGCTGGTCGAGGAGGCTTGAGGATTACATGACTCCTTACGTTTCGAGTAATCCGAGGGGAGCGTATCTCAACTACAGAGATCTCGATATTGGAGTTAATAATGATGTGGGGGAGACTAGCTATGCGCAGGCGAGCGTTTGGGGAAGGAAGTATTTCAGGAACAATTTTGATCGTCTTGTTTGGGTGAAAACCATGGTTGATCCGGGGAATTTCTTCAGAAACGAACAGAGCATTCCGCCGTTGCATTCCAAGTGGAAATGA